The Pseudomonas parafulva genome includes a window with the following:
- a CDS encoding PaaI family thioesterase, translating to MDVAPEYVQSAFSQLLGCSLQRLEAGVAEVSLAVAPHLRNRGQKLHGGAIFSLVDIAMGLACSSSHGFEQQSVTLECKINYLRAVSDGEVLCTARVLHAGKRTLVVDADVVQGDKLVAKAQGTFVAL from the coding sequence ATGGACGTGGCGCCGGAGTACGTACAAAGCGCCTTCAGCCAACTGCTGGGCTGCAGCCTGCAACGCCTGGAAGCGGGCGTTGCCGAGGTAAGCCTGGCGGTGGCGCCGCACCTGCGCAACCGGGGCCAGAAGCTTCATGGCGGGGCGATCTTCAGCCTGGTGGACATCGCCATGGGGCTGGCCTGCTCGTCCAGCCACGGCTTCGAGCAGCAGAGCGTCACCCTCGAATGCAAGATCAACTACCTGCGCGCCGTCAGCGATGGCGAGGTGCTATGCACCGCTCGGGTATTGCACGCAGGGAAGCGCACGCTGGTGGTCGACGCTGACGTAGTTCAGGGCGACAAGCTGGTGGCCAAGGCGCAAGGAACCTTCGTCGCTCTCTAG
- a CDS encoding Tex family protein, which yields MDSINSRIAEELGVRPQQVEAAVGLLDEGSTVPFIARYRKEVTGSLDDTQLRHLEERLRYLRELDERRISILASIEEQGKLTPELAREIKLADTKTRLEDLYLPYKQKRRTKGQIALEAGLGELADSLFADPSLAPESEAARFVSADKGVADVKAALEGAKYILMERFAEDAALLDKLRSFLKQEAVLSARVVPGKEEEGAKFRDYFAHDELLRSAPSHRALAIFRGRNEGVLSASLKVGEELPGTLHPCELMIGEHVGIENRGRVADKWLGEVVRWTWKVKLYTHLETDLFGELRDNAEGEAINVFAHNLHDLLLAAPAGPRATLGFDPGLRTGCKIAVVDATGKLLDYTTVYPHAPRNEWDRTLSVMAALCAKHSVELIAIGNGTASRESDKLVADLVKQYPALKITKVMVSEAGASVYSASELAAREFPDLDVSIRGAVSIARRLQDPLAELVKIDPKSIGVGQYQHDVSQVKLARGLDAVVEDCVNAVGVDVNTASVALLTRISGLNTTLAQNIVAHRDANGPFATRAALKKVSRLGEKTFEQAAGFLRVMNGDNPLDASAVHPEAYPLVQRIAANTDRDIRSLIGDSSFLKRLDPKKFTDETFGLPTVTDILQELDKPGRDPRPEFKTATFQDGVEDLKDLEPGMILEGVVTNVTNFGAFVDIGVHQDGLVHISALSEKFVKDPREAVKAGDVVKVKVMEVDIPRKRVGLSMRMSDTPGEKVEGNRGGGRGQGGGRQQPAPRQRETATAAPANNAMAALFANAKQLKKK from the coding sequence ATGGACAGCATCAACAGCCGTATCGCCGAGGAACTGGGCGTACGCCCACAACAGGTCGAGGCGGCCGTGGGCCTGTTGGACGAAGGCTCTACCGTGCCTTTCATCGCCCGTTACCGCAAAGAGGTGACCGGCAGCCTGGACGACACCCAGCTGCGCCACCTGGAAGAGCGCCTGCGCTACTTGCGCGAACTCGACGAGCGCCGCATCAGCATCCTTGCCAGCATCGAGGAGCAAGGCAAGCTGACGCCGGAACTGGCGCGCGAGATCAAGCTGGCCGACACCAAGACGCGCCTCGAAGACCTCTACCTGCCCTACAAGCAAAAGCGCCGCACCAAGGGCCAGATCGCCCTGGAAGCTGGCCTGGGCGAGCTGGCCGACAGCCTGTTCGCCGACCCGTCCCTGGCCCCGGAAAGCGAAGCGGCGCGCTTTGTCAGCGCCGACAAGGGCGTGGCAGACGTCAAGGCTGCGCTGGAGGGAGCCAAATACATCCTCATGGAGCGTTTCGCCGAAGATGCAGCCCTGCTCGACAAACTGCGCAGCTTCCTCAAGCAAGAGGCGGTGCTCAGCGCGCGCGTGGTGCCCGGCAAGGAAGAAGAAGGCGCCAAGTTCCGCGACTACTTCGCCCATGACGAGCTGCTGCGCAGCGCGCCGTCGCACCGCGCGCTGGCGATCTTCCGCGGGCGCAACGAAGGCGTGCTCAGCGCCTCGCTGAAAGTGGGCGAAGAGCTGCCGGGTACCCTGCACCCGTGCGAATTGATGATCGGTGAGCACGTCGGCATCGAGAACCGCGGCCGCGTGGCCGATAAATGGCTAGGCGAAGTGGTGCGCTGGACCTGGAAGGTCAAGCTCTACACCCACCTGGAGACCGACCTGTTCGGGGAACTGCGCGACAATGCCGAGGGTGAGGCAATCAACGTCTTCGCCCACAACCTGCATGATCTGCTGCTGGCAGCGCCTGCTGGTCCGCGCGCCACACTGGGCTTCGACCCTGGCCTGCGCACAGGCTGCAAGATCGCCGTGGTCGATGCCACTGGCAAGCTGCTCGACTACACCACTGTGTATCCCCATGCACCCAGAAACGAATGGGACCGCACGCTTTCGGTGATGGCTGCGCTGTGCGCCAAGCATTCGGTCGAGCTCATCGCTATCGGCAATGGCACCGCCAGCCGCGAGAGCGACAAGCTGGTGGCTGACCTGGTCAAGCAGTACCCTGCCCTGAAGATCACCAAGGTCATGGTCTCCGAAGCCGGCGCCTCGGTGTACTCGGCATCGGAGCTGGCGGCTCGGGAATTCCCCGACCTGGATGTATCGATCCGTGGCGCGGTCTCAATTGCACGTCGCCTACAGGATCCACTGGCCGAGCTGGTCAAAATCGATCCCAAGTCCATCGGCGTGGGCCAGTACCAGCACGACGTGTCGCAAGTGAAGCTCGCACGCGGCCTCGACGCCGTCGTCGAGGATTGCGTGAACGCCGTCGGCGTGGACGTGAACACCGCGTCGGTCGCCCTGCTCACGCGTATTTCGGGCTTGAACACGACCCTGGCACAGAACATCGTGGCCCACCGTGATGCCAACGGCCCGTTTGCCACCCGTGCGGCCTTGAAGAAGGTCAGCCGGCTGGGTGAGAAGACCTTCGAGCAGGCCGCAGGCTTCTTGCGCGTGATGAACGGCGACAACCCGCTGGACGCCTCTGCCGTGCACCCCGAGGCTTACCCGCTGGTGCAGCGCATCGCTGCCAATACCGACCGGGACATCCGCTCGCTGATCGGGGACAGCAGTTTCCTCAAGCGCCTGGACCCGAAGAAGTTCACCGACGAAACCTTTGGCCTGCCCACGGTGACCGACATCCTGCAGGAACTGGACAAGCCTGGCCGCGACCCGCGCCCGGAGTTCAAGACGGCCACCTTCCAGGACGGGGTCGAGGACCTCAAGGACCTGGAGCCTGGGATGATCCTGGAAGGCGTAGTGACCAACGTCACCAATTTCGGCGCGTTCGTGGATATCGGCGTGCATCAGGATGGGCTGGTGCACATCTCGGCGCTGTCGGAAAAGTTCGTCAAGGACCCACGCGAAGCGGTCAAGGCTGGCGATGTGGTCAAGGTCAAGGTCATGGAAGTGGACATTCCGCGCAAGCGTGTTGGCCTGTCCATGCGCATGAGCGACACGCCGGGCGAAAAGGTCGAAGGCAACCGGGGTGGCGGACGTGGCCAGGGGGGTGGCCGTCAGCAACCGGCGCCCCGTCAGCGCGAGACCGCCACTGCAGCGCCGGCCAACAACGCCATGGCTGCCCTGTTCGCCAACGCCAAGCAGTTGAAGAAGAAGTGA
- the ompR gene encoding two-component system response regulator OmpR: MTGTPTTAEGEKILIVDDDPGLSSLLERFFTSKGYRARAVPNTEQMDRLLQREVFNLVVLDLMLPGEDGLSACKRLRQQNNQIPIIMLTAKGDELSRIKGLELGADDYLGKPFNPDELMARVKAVLRRQAPSVPGAPGSEDESVTFGDYELSLATRELKRGDEVHMLTTGEFAVLKALVMHAREPLTRDKLMNLARGREWDALERSIDVQISRLRRMIEPDPSKPRYIQTVWGVGYVFVPDGNAGK, from the coding sequence ATGACCGGCACGCCAACTACCGCTGAAGGTGAAAAAATTCTGATCGTCGACGACGATCCAGGGCTCAGCAGCCTGCTTGAACGTTTCTTCACCAGCAAGGGTTATCGTGCCCGCGCGGTCCCCAACACCGAGCAGATGGACCGCCTGCTCCAGCGTGAAGTGTTCAACCTGGTGGTGCTCGACCTGATGCTGCCGGGCGAAGACGGCTTGTCCGCCTGCAAGCGCCTGCGCCAACAGAACAATCAGATCCCCATCATCATGCTCACGGCCAAAGGTGACGAGCTCAGCCGCATCAAGGGCCTTGAACTGGGCGCCGACGACTACCTCGGCAAGCCGTTCAACCCCGACGAGCTGATGGCCCGGGTCAAGGCCGTGCTGCGCCGCCAGGCACCTTCGGTACCCGGTGCGCCGGGCAGCGAGGACGAGTCGGTCACCTTCGGCGACTACGAGCTGTCCCTGGCCACTCGCGAACTCAAGCGTGGCGACGAGGTGCACATGCTCACCACGGGCGAATTCGCCGTGCTCAAGGCCCTGGTGATGCATGCTCGCGAACCGTTGACCCGCGACAAACTCATGAACCTGGCACGCGGGCGTGAATGGGATGCGCTGGAGCGCTCCATCGACGTACAGATCTCGCGCCTGCGCCGCATGATCGAGCCAGACCCGTCCAAACCGCGCTACATCCAGACGGTATGGGGTGTGGGCTATGTGTTCGTACCGGATGGAAACGCCGGCAAATGA